In one Mucilaginibacter sp. PAMB04168 genomic region, the following are encoded:
- a CDS encoding HAD family hydrolase, protein MNKAIFLDKDGTVIKDVPYNVNPDLITLLPGTIEGLKRLRDDGYLLVMVTNQAGVACGYFAETALPAVEQHLQQILGEHDLNLAGFYYCPNHPEGTVEPYNVSCNFRKPKPGMLLQAAEELIIDLNQSWMIGDILNDVEAGNRAGCRSILIDNGGETEWLKNNAYREPTYVCKNLSEAANFILANERAL, encoded by the coding sequence ATGAACAAAGCTATTTTTTTAGATAAAGACGGCACTGTAATTAAGGACGTACCTTACAACGTAAACCCCGACCTCATCACATTGCTGCCCGGCACCATTGAAGGTTTAAAACGACTGAGAGATGATGGGTATTTGCTGGTTATGGTAACCAACCAGGCAGGTGTTGCATGTGGCTACTTTGCAGAGACAGCCTTACCTGCTGTTGAGCAACACCTGCAGCAAATTTTAGGCGAACATGATTTAAATTTAGCAGGTTTTTATTACTGCCCCAATCATCCCGAAGGAACAGTTGAGCCCTATAATGTGTCCTGCAATTTTCGCAAACCTAAGCCAGGCATGCTTTTGCAGGCCGCCGAAGAATTGATTATCGACTTAAACCAATCGTGGATGATAGGCGACATTTTGAATGATGTAGAGGCCGGTAACCGTGCAGGCTGCCGTAGCATACTCATTGATAACGGCGGCGAGACTGAGTGGTTAAAAAACAATGCCTACCGCGAGCCTACTTATGTTTGTAAAAATTTGAGTGAAGCTGCAAATTTTATTTTGGCAAACGAGCGTGCACTTTAG
- a CDS encoding glycosyltransferase family 1 protein — MKVNQPYIAFISEHASPLATLGGVDTGGQNVYVAQTAKYLARKGYKVDVFTRWEDASLPQTINWVPGVRVVHVKAGPVEVIAKENILDFMPEFTQSMVDFISAEGVNYDLVHAHFFMSGLVAANLKCILNIPFAITFHALGHVRRIHQGNSDQFPPQRLQIEEDIVKKADYIIAECPQDRDDLMNYYKAPSYKIVVIPCGFSHQEFYPIEKKVARKSLGLDANKHIILQLGRMVPRKGVDNVIRSLSYLKDPQSVQLLIVGGESEIPNPAESPELGRLQKIAAEHGVEMCIKFTGRKSREQLKFYYAAADIFISTPWYEPFGITPLEAMACGTPVIGSNVGGIKYTVVDGETGALVPPEDPSALAGKIEELVSDAKQLQVLGQNALKRVNNYFTWSHVTDKLAALYDKVIAVNHKGLLEQLSKEKVKAA, encoded by the coding sequence ATGAAAGTTAACCAGCCATATATTGCGTTTATCAGTGAGCATGCCTCCCCTTTGGCTACACTGGGCGGCGTTGACACTGGCGGCCAAAACGTATATGTTGCTCAAACGGCTAAATATTTGGCCCGTAAAGGTTATAAGGTAGATGTGTTTACCCGTTGGGAAGATGCATCACTACCGCAAACAATTAACTGGGTGCCTGGGGTGCGCGTTGTACATGTAAAAGCCGGCCCGGTAGAGGTAATTGCCAAAGAAAATATTTTGGACTTTATGCCGGAATTTACGCAAAGCATGGTTGATTTTATCAGTGCGGAGGGCGTTAATTACGATTTAGTACACGCCCATTTTTTCATGTCGGGCCTTGTAGCAGCAAACTTAAAATGCATTTTAAATATCCCTTTTGCCATAACCTTCCATGCTTTAGGGCATGTTAGGCGTATACATCAAGGCAACAGCGACCAGTTTCCGCCTCAACGCTTACAAATCGAGGAAGATATTGTTAAAAAAGCAGATTATATTATTGCCGAGTGCCCTCAGGACCGCGATGACCTGATGAATTATTACAAAGCGCCGTCGTACAAAATCGTGGTCATACCTTGTGGTTTCAGTCACCAGGAATTTTATCCTATAGAAAAGAAAGTAGCCCGCAAATCATTGGGGTTAGATGCTAATAAACATATTATATTGCAGTTAGGCCGTATGGTACCTCGTAAAGGGGTTGATAACGTTATACGGTCATTAAGCTATCTTAAAGATCCTCAATCTGTACAATTGCTTATCGTCGGCGGCGAAAGTGAAATTCCTAATCCTGCCGAAAGCCCTGAGTTGGGCCGCTTACAGAAAATAGCTGCCGAACATGGTGTGGAGATGTGCATTAAATTCACGGGCCGTAAAAGCCGCGAGCAACTTAAATTCTATTATGCGGCTGCAGATATTTTCATCAGTACTCCGTGGTACGAGCCGTTTGGTATTACACCACTTGAGGCCATGGCTTGCGGCACACCGGTAATTGGCTCCAATGTTGGTGGCATAAAATATACCGTTGTAGATGGCGAAACAGGTGCTTTGGTACCACCAGAAGATCCGTCGGCTTTGGCTGGTAAGATTGAGGAGTTAGTAAGCGATGCCAAACAATTGCAAGTGCTGGGGCAAAATGCGTTAAAGCGGGTAAATAACTACTTTACTTGGTCGCACGTTACTGATAAGTTAGCCGCGTTATACGATAAGGTAATAGCTGTAAATCACAAAGGTTTATTAGAGCAGTTAAGCAAAGAAAAAGTTAAAGCTGCTTAA
- a CDS encoding glycosyltransferase family 4 protein has product MTNSRLKIFTWHIHGSYLFYLSQGNYDIYIPTKPEKTEGYYGRGETFPFKKNVIEISAEEVKNQEFDIILYQTNQNYLIDQYEILSAEQRELPKVYIEHDPPRQHPTDTKHAVNDPNVNLVHVTHFNKLMWDCGETPTTVIEHGVTAPDALYTGEKARGIVVINNLPLRGRLLGLDIFLKVREHVPIDLVGMGTGDLGLGEVLHPQLPEFISQYRFFFNPIRYTSLGLAVCEALMQGIPVVGLATTELSAVIDNGHSGFIHTDVNYLIDKMNLLLEDAELARQIGAGGRELAQNRFNIMRFTHEWEQLFKNVAQQSKSSIYIS; this is encoded by the coding sequence ATGACAAATTCACGTTTAAAAATTTTCACCTGGCACATACACGGAAGTTACCTTTTTTACCTTTCCCAAGGTAATTATGACATCTATATACCTACCAAACCAGAGAAGACTGAGGGTTATTATGGCCGAGGCGAGACTTTTCCTTTTAAGAAAAATGTGATTGAAATTTCGGCAGAAGAAGTTAAAAATCAAGAATTTGATATCATTCTATACCAAACCAATCAAAACTACCTGATCGATCAGTACGAAATCTTATCGGCAGAGCAACGCGAGTTGCCTAAAGTATACATTGAACATGATCCACCACGTCAGCATCCTACAGACACAAAGCATGCGGTAAACGATCCTAACGTTAATTTAGTACACGTTACCCACTTCAATAAGTTAATGTGGGATTGTGGCGAAACGCCAACAACTGTAATTGAACACGGCGTAACCGCACCAGATGCACTTTATACAGGCGAGAAAGCCAGAGGTATTGTAGTGATTAATAACTTACCCCTACGAGGCCGTTTGTTAGGCCTGGACATTTTTTTGAAAGTACGCGAGCATGTACCAATTGACCTTGTGGGTATGGGAACCGGCGATTTAGGTTTAGGTGAAGTTTTGCACCCCCAGTTGCCCGAATTTATATCACAATACCGTTTCTTTTTTAATCCTATACGCTATACCAGTTTAGGACTTGCCGTTTGTGAAGCTTTAATGCAAGGTATACCCGTTGTAGGACTGGCCACAACCGAACTTTCGGCAGTGATAGATAACGGCCACTCGGGCTTTATACATACCGACGTGAATTACCTGATCGATAAAATGAATTTGTTGCTTGAAGATGCTGAGCTGGCCCGGCAGATTGGCGCCGGAGGCCGAGAGCTGGCTCAAAACCGGTTTAACATTATGCGGTTTACCCATGAGTGGGAGCAGCTGTTTAAAAATGTAGCACAGCAATCAAAAAGTTCGATATATATTTCCTGA
- a CDS encoding RNA-binding protein encodes MNIFVGSLPYRLEEADLKELFEAYGEVNSVKLIIDRETGRSKGFGFVEMPDDEAAQKAISGLNGAEVSGRSIAVSQAEERKPSGDRRGGGGFGGGNRGGGGGYGGGGNRGGGGGGYQKDNNRGGGRWN; translated from the coding sequence ATGAATATTTTTGTAGGAAGCCTTCCTTATCGCTTAGAGGAAGCAGATTTAAAAGAACTCTTTGAGGCATACGGAGAGGTAAACTCAGTAAAGTTAATTATCGACAGAGAAACCGGCAGAAGCAAAGGTTTTGGCTTTGTTGAAATGCCAGATGACGAAGCTGCGCAAAAAGCTATTTCAGGTCTTAACGGTGCTGAAGTAAGCGGCAGAAGCATTGCTGTAAGTCAGGCTGAAGAAAGAAAACCAAGTGGCGATCGTCGTGGTGGCGGTGGCTTCGGCGGCGGCAACCGTGGTGGCGGTGGTGGCTACGGTGGCGGTGGCAACCGTGGCGGCGGCGGTGGTGGTTATCAAAAAGATAACAACCGCGGCGGTGGTCGTTGGAACTAA